From Tachypleus tridentatus isolate NWPU-2018 chromosome 8, ASM421037v1, whole genome shotgun sequence, a single genomic window includes:
- the LOC143258635 gene encoding glutamate receptor ionotropic, kainate 2-like isoform X2, with product MLTFNWCPAVQVLLFLLALGDVNAATSIVKIGALFLEDQKNNPIELAFKYAVYRINKDRTILPNASLVYDIKHIPRDDSFRASKKACSVVSQGVVAIFGPPDPFLGNHIQSLCDALDIPHLVSHLEMEGEVKDISINLYPNSRMVGDSLRDLIKYLNWTSVAVMYEENASLIRLQELVRPPLPQTVQFMFRKCDRNSFRETLRDIKTRGVYSIVADIRQSSVPLLLRAILQVQMNDYKYHYHFFTFDIETFELEDFKYNFVNMTAFRLVDSNHPTVREILKDMENFQSIGHNILNKTNVIMTEPALMYDSVYALARGLEAFQRGSSNNQPSNVSCENEDPWDDGSSLTNYINAVEFRGLTGKIQFKEGRRNNLKLDLLKLRQNDIEKVGEWSMSHGLNITNRLAFHEFGSTNITLKVTTIESVPYVMLKSNKNLTGNDRFEGFCIDLLETIAGMLGFHYELYLVADNKFGAENTTTGEWNGLVKEVIEKNADLAVSSMTINYARESVIDFTKPFMTLGIGILFKLPTSMPVKLFSFMSPLAVDIWLYVLAAYILVSCTMFIVARFSPYEWKNPHPCISENDIMENQFSLSNSFWFMIVTLMHQGSEINPKAISTRIIGAIWWFFTLILVSSYTANLAAFLTVERMITPIESVEDLAIQSKIAYGTLEGGSTMTFFRDSKIETYQKMWRFMENRPSVFVSSYEEGVERVLQGNYAFLMESTVLDYMVQRNCNLTQVGGLLDSKGYGIATPIGSPWRDKISLAILDLQEKGIIQMLYNKWWKGSGSTCMREEKGKEGKANSLGVESIGGVFVVLLCGLAIAIMTAILEFCWNSKRNAQSDRQSLCSEMGEELRFAVRCRGSRHRPALRRQCSKCIPGTTYVPSAMEVPQENGILQMIEMRKSPIQFEIGDS from the exons cttGCTCGGTAGTAAGTCAAGGCGTCGTTGCTATTTTCGGGCCACCAGATCCGTTCCTAGGTAACCATATCCAGTCCCTGTGTGATGCATTGGATATTCCTCATCTTGTATCTCACTTGGAGATGGAAGGTGAAGTCAAGGATATATCCATTAATCTATATCCTAATTCCCGCATGGTAGGGGACTCTTTAAGAGATTTGATCAAATATCTCAATTGGACATCAGTAGCTGTGATGTATGAAGAAAACGCCT CGCTCATTAGATTACAAGAACTCGTACGACCACCTCTACCACAAACAGTACAATTTATGTTTCGCAAATGTGATCGAAATAGCTTTCGAGAGACTCTTCGTGACATTAAAACAAGAGGTGTATACAGCATTGTAGCAGACATCCGTCAAAGCAGTGTCCCTCTCTTACTAAGGGCA attctCCAAGTTCAAATGAACGACTACAAGTATCATTATCACTTTTTCACGTTT gaTATTGAAACTTTTGAATTGGAGGACTTCAAATACAACTTTGTCAACATGACAGCGTTTCGATTGGTTGATTCCAATCATCCTActgtgcgcgaaattctgaaagaCATGGAGAATTTTCAGTCCATAGGGcacaatattttgaataaaaccaACGTAATTATG ACGGAGCCAGCCTTGATGTATGATTCAGTCTATGCTCTAGCAAGAGGGCTAGAAGCTTTTCAACGCGGGTCTTCAAACAACCAGCCGTCGAATGTTTCGTGTGAAAACGAAGATCCATGGGATGATGGCAGTAGTTTAACCAACTACATTAATGCA GTTGAGTTTAGAGGTCTCACAGGAAAAATTCAATTCAAAGAAGGAAGACGGAATAATCTAAAGCTAGATTTGCTGAAACTCAGACAAAATGATATTGAAAAG GTGGGAGAATGGTCGATGTCACATGGATTAAACATAACAAACCGATTAGCGTTTCACGAATTTGGTTCAACAAATATAACACTGAAAGTCACAACAATCGAG AGTGTGCCGTATGTTATgttgaaatcaaacaaaaatcTTACTGGAAATGACCGGTTCGAAGGGTTCTGTATTGACCTTCTGGAAACTATTGCTGGCATGTTAGGGTTTCATTATGAACTGTATCTGGTGGCCGATAACAAGTTTGGCGCTGAGAATACGACAACAGGCGAATGGAATGGACTAGTCAAAGAAGTCATTGAAAag AATGCCGATTTGGCTGTTTCCTCCATGACCATCAATTATGCTCGTGAAAGTGTAATCGACTTTACGAAACCCTTCATGACACTGGGAATAGGAATCTTATTCAAACTACCAACCAGCATGCCAGTCAAGTTGTTCTCCTTCATGAGCCCTCTAGCGGTAGACATCTGGCTGTACGTGTTGGCAGCCTATATCCTCGTTAGTTGCACCATGTTCATAGTAGCTAGGTTTAGTCCTTATGAATGGAAAAATCCACATCCATGTATCTCGGAAAATGACATCATGGAAAATCAGTTCAGCCTCAGTAACAGTTTTTGGTTCATGATTGTAACACTAATGCACCAAGGATCAGAAATTAATCCCAAAGCTATTTCAACCCGGATTATAGGCGCCATCTGGTGGTTTTTTACTTTAATCTTAGTTTCTTCCTATACAGCAAATTTAGCTGCCTTTCTTACAGTGGAAAGAATGATAACCCCTATTGAGAGCGTAGAGGATCTTGCTATACAAAGTAAAATTGCCTATGGAACATTAGAAGGAGGTTCTACCATGACATTTTTTCGG GATTCTAAGATCGAAACTTATCAGAAAATGTGGAGATTCATGGAGAACCGTCCTTCAGTTTTTGTCAGTTCCTACGAAGAAGGGGTTGAACGAGTTCTTCAAGGCAACTATGCGTTTTTGATGGAGTCTACAGTCTTGGACTACATGGTTCAACGTAACTGTAACCTTACTCAAGTCGGAGGACTTCTAGATTCAAAAGGCTATGGAATTGCTACTCCTATAG GCTCCCCCTGGCGAGATAAGATATCTTTAGCGATACTGGATCTTCAGGAAAAAGGAATTATACAAATGTTGTACAACAAGTGGTGGAAGGGTTCCGGCTCAACGTGTATGCGAGAAGAAAAGGGAAAGGAAGGGAAAGCAAATTCCCTAGGGGTGGAGAGTATCGGGGGCGTATTTGTTGTTCTTCTTTGTGGCCTAGCCATTGCCATAATGACAGCAATTCTAGAATTCTGTTGGAATTCCAAGCGGAATGCACAGTCTGATCGG CAATCACTGTGTTCAGAGATGGGTGAGGAACTGAGATTTGCTGTGAGATGTCGAGGCTCTCGCCATCGCCCTGCACTTCGGCGGCAATGTTCTAAATGTATTCCAGGAACAACTTACGTACCGTCAGCGATGGAGGTACCACAAGAGAATGGCATTCTTCAGATGATTGAAATGAGAAAATCTCCAATCCAGTTTGAGATTGGAGACTCCTAG
- the LOC143258635 gene encoding glutamate receptor ionotropic, kainate 2-like isoform X1, translating into MLTFNWCPAVQVLLFLLALGDVNAATSIVKIGALFLEDQKNNPIELAFKYAVYRINKDRTILPNASLVYDIKHIPRDDSFRASKKACSVVSQGVVAIFGPPDPFLGNHIQSLCDALDIPHLVSHLEMEGEVKDISINLYPNSRMVGDSLRDLIKYLNWTSVAVMYEENASLIRLQELVRPPLPQTVQFMFRKCDRNSFRETLRDIKTRGVYSIVADIRQSSVPLLLRAILQVQMNDYKYHYHFFTFDIETFELEDFKYNFVNMTAFRLVDSNHPTVREILKDMENFQSIGHNILNKTNVIMTEPALMYDSVYALARGLEAFQRGSSNNQPSNVSCENEDPWDDGSSLTNYINAVEFRGLTGKIQFKEGRRNNLKLDLLKLRQNDIEKVGEWSMSHGLNITNRLAFHEFGSTNITLKVTTIESVPYVMLKSNKNLTGNDRFEGFCIDLLETIAGMLGFHYELYLVADNKFGAENTTTGEWNGLVKEVIEKNADLAVSSMTINYARESVIDFTKPFMTLGIGILFKLPTSMPVKLFSFMSPLAVDIWLYVLAAYILVSCTMFIVARFSPYEWKNPHPCISENDIMENQFSLSNSFWFMIVTLMHQGSEINPKAISTRIIGAIWWFFTLILVSSYTANLAAFLTVERMITPIESVEDLAIQSKIAYGTLEGGSTMTFFRDSKIETYQKMWRFMENRPSVFVSSYEEGVERVLQGNYAFLMESTVLDYMVQRNCNLTQVGGLLDSKGYGIATPIGSPWRDKISLAILDLQEKGIIQMLYNKWWKGSGSTCMREEKGKEGKANSLGVESIGGVFVVLLCGLAIAIMTAILEFCWNSKRNAQSDRNCLFCSTKQSLCSEMGEELRFAVRCRGSRHRPALRRQCSKCIPGTTYVPSAMEVPQENGILQMIEMRKSPIQFEIGDS; encoded by the exons cttGCTCGGTAGTAAGTCAAGGCGTCGTTGCTATTTTCGGGCCACCAGATCCGTTCCTAGGTAACCATATCCAGTCCCTGTGTGATGCATTGGATATTCCTCATCTTGTATCTCACTTGGAGATGGAAGGTGAAGTCAAGGATATATCCATTAATCTATATCCTAATTCCCGCATGGTAGGGGACTCTTTAAGAGATTTGATCAAATATCTCAATTGGACATCAGTAGCTGTGATGTATGAAGAAAACGCCT CGCTCATTAGATTACAAGAACTCGTACGACCACCTCTACCACAAACAGTACAATTTATGTTTCGCAAATGTGATCGAAATAGCTTTCGAGAGACTCTTCGTGACATTAAAACAAGAGGTGTATACAGCATTGTAGCAGACATCCGTCAAAGCAGTGTCCCTCTCTTACTAAGGGCA attctCCAAGTTCAAATGAACGACTACAAGTATCATTATCACTTTTTCACGTTT gaTATTGAAACTTTTGAATTGGAGGACTTCAAATACAACTTTGTCAACATGACAGCGTTTCGATTGGTTGATTCCAATCATCCTActgtgcgcgaaattctgaaagaCATGGAGAATTTTCAGTCCATAGGGcacaatattttgaataaaaccaACGTAATTATG ACGGAGCCAGCCTTGATGTATGATTCAGTCTATGCTCTAGCAAGAGGGCTAGAAGCTTTTCAACGCGGGTCTTCAAACAACCAGCCGTCGAATGTTTCGTGTGAAAACGAAGATCCATGGGATGATGGCAGTAGTTTAACCAACTACATTAATGCA GTTGAGTTTAGAGGTCTCACAGGAAAAATTCAATTCAAAGAAGGAAGACGGAATAATCTAAAGCTAGATTTGCTGAAACTCAGACAAAATGATATTGAAAAG GTGGGAGAATGGTCGATGTCACATGGATTAAACATAACAAACCGATTAGCGTTTCACGAATTTGGTTCAACAAATATAACACTGAAAGTCACAACAATCGAG AGTGTGCCGTATGTTATgttgaaatcaaacaaaaatcTTACTGGAAATGACCGGTTCGAAGGGTTCTGTATTGACCTTCTGGAAACTATTGCTGGCATGTTAGGGTTTCATTATGAACTGTATCTGGTGGCCGATAACAAGTTTGGCGCTGAGAATACGACAACAGGCGAATGGAATGGACTAGTCAAAGAAGTCATTGAAAag AATGCCGATTTGGCTGTTTCCTCCATGACCATCAATTATGCTCGTGAAAGTGTAATCGACTTTACGAAACCCTTCATGACACTGGGAATAGGAATCTTATTCAAACTACCAACCAGCATGCCAGTCAAGTTGTTCTCCTTCATGAGCCCTCTAGCGGTAGACATCTGGCTGTACGTGTTGGCAGCCTATATCCTCGTTAGTTGCACCATGTTCATAGTAGCTAGGTTTAGTCCTTATGAATGGAAAAATCCACATCCATGTATCTCGGAAAATGACATCATGGAAAATCAGTTCAGCCTCAGTAACAGTTTTTGGTTCATGATTGTAACACTAATGCACCAAGGATCAGAAATTAATCCCAAAGCTATTTCAACCCGGATTATAGGCGCCATCTGGTGGTTTTTTACTTTAATCTTAGTTTCTTCCTATACAGCAAATTTAGCTGCCTTTCTTACAGTGGAAAGAATGATAACCCCTATTGAGAGCGTAGAGGATCTTGCTATACAAAGTAAAATTGCCTATGGAACATTAGAAGGAGGTTCTACCATGACATTTTTTCGG GATTCTAAGATCGAAACTTATCAGAAAATGTGGAGATTCATGGAGAACCGTCCTTCAGTTTTTGTCAGTTCCTACGAAGAAGGGGTTGAACGAGTTCTTCAAGGCAACTATGCGTTTTTGATGGAGTCTACAGTCTTGGACTACATGGTTCAACGTAACTGTAACCTTACTCAAGTCGGAGGACTTCTAGATTCAAAAGGCTATGGAATTGCTACTCCTATAG GCTCCCCCTGGCGAGATAAGATATCTTTAGCGATACTGGATCTTCAGGAAAAAGGAATTATACAAATGTTGTACAACAAGTGGTGGAAGGGTTCCGGCTCAACGTGTATGCGAGAAGAAAAGGGAAAGGAAGGGAAAGCAAATTCCCTAGGGGTGGAGAGTATCGGGGGCGTATTTGTTGTTCTTCTTTGTGGCCTAGCCATTGCCATAATGACAGCAATTCTAGAATTCTGTTGGAATTCCAAGCGGAATGCACAGTCTGATCGG AACTGTTTGTTTTGCTCTACAAAGCAATCACTGTGTTCAGAGATGGGTGAGGAACTGAGATTTGCTGTGAGATGTCGAGGCTCTCGCCATCGCCCTGCACTTCGGCGGCAATGTTCTAAATGTATTCCAGGAACAACTTACGTACCGTCAGCGATGGAGGTACCACAAGAGAATGGCATTCTTCAGATGATTGAAATGAGAAAATCTCCAATCCAGTTTGAGATTGGAGACTCCTAG